A DNA window from Trypanosoma brucei brucei TREU927 chromosome 11 chr11_scaffold01 genomic scaffold, whole genome shotgun sequence contains the following coding sequences:
- a CDS encoding DNA topoisomerase III, putative, translating into MTIWLNVAEKPSVAREIATILSGGNQRTIRSHSIYNPVFEFNFEGKTMICTSVSGHLMESDFPPQAAGWASFPIIDLFTLGTVKRVRSDLSEIQKNLRELGRRATTLALWMDCDREGENICFEVIDVVQKEHSSISICRAHFSALTKRDILGAMRNLKAPNRALSEAVEARQELDLRLGAVFTRFQTLKFCSQFKNFPKVLSFGPCQFPTLGFLVQRGWEQKGFVPEDYFTLTLQHGDTSFNSVRGPIYDKIAAAVVLQQMFDEARTRPEAEVVEVMKRPNRRRPPFPLSTVMLQKLCTAHLRISSDQCMTWAESLYQEGYISYPRTETDSFSFTDNELLDIVGSQRRNPEVSGFVEAMLADPNRKFRRPLNGGHDDKAHPPIYPTKPMPAANDGRAKLYNLIVRHFLACTSPDAVASTTSVAVVYGGEKFTTSGTTIDEKGWMEVYIYERWKSTTLPTYKQGERFRPTHADLEQHRTSPPPNLTEADLITLMDKHGIGTDATISHHIKTVVEREYVKREGSSLVPTHVGNALASAYEVNGLVSLLQPQMRAQMELAMADIAAGKATRRDVVDAAVRLYREIFQKMLSLTDAMNRVLHLHLDPVYQTAVEEVGTSRAHISASGLVECGTCGNPMNLMEHVQKERNPWFVRCDTCQKEYRVPNGRHNRIERSGHRCVICKFGVLEITNIDKGTSHTVCPYCFTSPPPGAEMESLAEFRCFHCGADCPLAKGHETVTITNCMSCKKNGLRIRSNNSGFFLACRGFPVCNFTIKLPPAERVSLAYDARCPSCSAIMLKFDFGGSPAVPGVQEGEKVCVFCDARMKEHIRTKGNNVLRGSRSAPQERQLAQQQQPRPAYTLPSIDVNSGLFQIPPGLADGAATPLCHCGLPAVHLVSGQAASRGRRFVKCDGSKCQFFQWLD; encoded by the coding sequence ATGACAATATGGCTGAATGTTGCGGAGAAGCCCAGCGTGGCGAGGGAAATAGCAACCATTCTTTCGGGTGGTAACCAAAGAACTATTCGCAGTCATTCCATCTATAATCCAGTTTTCGAGTTTAATTTTGAGGGGAAGACAATGATATGTACCTCCGTATCGGGGCACCTGATGGAGTCCGACTTTCCACCACAAGCAGCGGGCTGGGCAAGTTTCCCTATCATTGACTTATTCACTTTGGGCACGGTGAAGCGCGTGAGGTCGGATCTTAGTGAGATTCAGAAGAACCTGAGGGAACTTGGAAGGCGTGCCACGACACTTGCCCTGTGGATGGACTGTGATcgtgagggggaaaacatcTGCTTCGAGGTGATTGATGTGGTGCAGAAGGAGCACAGTTCGATTTCTATTTGCCGTGCACATTTCTCTGCGCTTACGAAGCGTGATATACTTGGCGCGATGCGCAATCTCAAAGCCCCAAACAGGGCCCTCTCCGAGGCCGTAGAGGCCCGTCAAGAACTCGATCTTCGCCTCGGGGCGGTTTTCACGCGATTCCAAACCCTGAAGTTTTGCAGCCAGTTCAAAAACTTTCCAAAGGTCCTGAGCTTTGGTCCGTGCCAGTTTCCAACTCTTGGGTTTCTGGTTCAGCGTGGCTGGGAGCAGAAAGGGTTTGTGCCGGAGGATTACTTCACACTCACTCTCCAGCACGGTGATACTTCTTTTAACAGTGTGCGTGGCCCTATATACGACAAGATAGCGGCAGCTGTGGTGCTTCAGCAGATGTTTGATGAGGCGCGCACGAGGCCTGAAGCGGAGGTTGTGGAAGTTATGAAGCGACCCAACAGACGACGTCCGCCTTTCCCGCTTTCAACTGTCATGTTGCAGAAATTGTGTACCGCACACCTGCGCATATCGTCTGATCAGTGCATGACCTGGGCAGAGAGCCTCTATCAAGAAGGGTACATATCGTACCCGCGTACTGAAACCGACTCTTTCTCGTTCACAGACAACGAACTGCTGGATATAGTGGGATCGCAGAGGCGGAACCCGGAAGTTAGTGGGTTTGTGGAAGCGATGCTTGCCGATCCAAACAGAAAATTTCGTCGGCCGCTGAATGGTGGTCATGATGACAAGGCACATCCACCTATCTATCCCACGAAGCCGATGCCCGCTGCCAACGACGGCAGGGCTAAACTGTATAACCTGATTGTGCGCCACTTTTTGGCGTGTACTTCACCCGACGCCGTGGCTTCCACCACTTCCGTCGCCGTTGTGTACGGTGGCGAAAAATTCACAACATCTGGGACAACCATTGATGAAAAGGGTTGGATGGAGGTGTATATCTACGAACGATGGAAGAGCACGACTCTGCCAACCTACAAGCAAGGCGAGCGTTTTCGCCCGACACATGCAGACCTTGAACAGCATCGCACCTCTCCACCCCCCAATTTAACGGAGGCGGACCTTATAACGCTGATGGATAAACATGGTATAGGGACTGATGCGACAATATCACACCACATCAAGACTGTAGTGGAAAGGGAGTACGTAAAGCGTGAGGGTTCTTCGTTAGTTCCCACACATGTTGGCAATGCGCTTGCGTCGGCTTACGAGGTAAATGGACTGGTTAGCCTTCTGCAACCGCAGATGCGGGCTCAGATGGAGCTCGCAATGGCGGATATCGCCGCGGGAAAGGCGACGAGGAGGGACGTTGTTGACGCCGCCGTCCGCCTATACAGGGAAATATTTCAAAAGATGTTGAGTTTAACTGATGCGATGAACAGAGTGCTGCACCTCCATCTCGACCCCGTGTATCAGACTGCCGTGGAGGAGGTTGGAACCTCCAGAGCTCACATTTCGGCTAGTGGGCTGGTGGAGTGCGGGACTTGCGGTAACCCTATGAACTTGATGGAACATGTCCAGAAGGAGCGCAACCCCTGGTTCGTGCGTTGCGATACATGTCAAAAGGAGTATCGTGTCCCGAATGGGCGGCATAACCGCATAGAACGCAGTGGTCACCGTTGTGTGATATGCAAATTTGGCGTGCTAGAGATAACGAACATCGACAAGGGCACATCTCACACGGTGTGCCCCTACTGTTTCACATCGCCTCCACCAGGTGCCGAGATGGAATCGTTGGCAGAGTTTCGTTGTTTTCACTGTGGTGCTGACTGCCCGCTAGCGAAGGGACATGAAACGGTGACAATCACAAACTGTATGTCTTGCAAAAAGAACGGGCTTCGTATTCGCTCCAATAACTCGGGTTTCTTTTTAGCTTGCCGTGGCTTTCCCGTGTGCAACTTTACCATTAAGCTTCCTCCGGCGGAACGAGTGAGTCTCGCTTACGACGCGCGTTGTCCATCGTGTAGCGCCATCATGCTCAAGTTTGACTTCGGTGGATCTCCGGCTGTTCCCGGAGTGCAGGAAGGAGAGAAGGTGTGTGTCTTTTGTGATGCTCGGATGAAAGAGCACATACGGACGAAAGGAAACAATGTGCTCAGGGGGTCTCGTTCCGCACCACAGGAGCGGCAACTtgcacaacagcaacaacctcGACCAGCGTACACACTCCCTTCAATAGATGTTAATAGTGGGTTGTTTCAAATACCACCCGGCCTCGCTGATGGTGCCGCTACGCCGTTGTGTCATTGTGGATTGCCTGCCGTGCATCTTGTATCTGGTCAAGCGGCTTCCAGGGGCAGGCGCTTCGTAAAATGTGATGGTTCAAAGTGCCAATTTTTTCAGTGGTTGGACTGA
- a CDS encoding uncharacterized protein (similar to BMH1 protein. (Swiss-Prot:P29311) (Saccharomyces cerevisiae)), whose product MTDCIKWYNAVLLDEVVPKKNLSEFKLPDATKDLVFMAKLTEEAERYDEMVQCMRKLVKMNSELDTEERNLLSMAYKNVIGSRRNAWRIITSIENRESTKEKSDNMELIVSLRREFEAELAAVCDDLLSLLDTYLIPASQGGEAKVFYLKMKGDYHRYYAEIAPEGDQRQLALDAYAKATEVANSSLAPTHPIRLGLALNFSVFYYEIMKEHEKGFHLARQAYDEAVTELETLDDEAYRESNLIVRLLRDNLNLWTDEQPVN is encoded by the coding sequence ATGACGGACTGCATCAAGTGGTACAACGCCGTGCTCCTCGATGAGGTTGTTCCAAAGAAGAACCTGTCAGAGTTCAAACTTCCCGATGCCACCAAGGATCTCGTGTTCATGGCTAAGCTAACGGAAGAGGCGGAGCGGTACGACGAGATGGTACAATGCATGCGCAAGTTGGTGAAGATGAACAGCGAACTTGACACAGAGGAGCGTAACCTGCTCTCGATGGCGTACAAGAACGTTATCGGTTCCCGTCGCAATGCGTGGCGCATCATTACTTCTATTGAGAACCGCGAAAGCACCAAGGAGAAGAGTGACAATATGGAGTTGATCGTCTCACTTCGCCGCGAATTTGAGGCGGAACTAGCGGCGGTTTGCGACGACTTACTGTCACTGCTTGACACGTACCTAATCCCTGCTTCCCAGGGAGGTGAAGCGAAGGTATTCTACCTTAAAATGAAGGGCGACTACCACCGCTACTACGCCGAGATCGCACCGGAAGGTGATCAGCGGCAGCTTGCACTCGACGCCTACGCCAAGGCCACGGAGGTGGCGAACAGTTCACTGGCACCCACACATCCAATTCGCCTCGGCCTTGCACTAAACTTCTCTGTCTTTTACTATGAAATCATGAAGGAACATGAGAAGGGGTTCCACCTCGCACGGCAGGCATACGATGAGGCCGTGACAGAGCTGGAAACGCTTGATGACGAGGCCTACCGTGAGTCAAACCTCATTGTTCGTCTCCTCCGAGACAACCTCAACCTCTGGACTGACGAGCAACCCGTGAACTGA
- a CDS encoding ADP-ribosylation factor GTPase activating protein, putative, producing MSRNRDEVRKLSQKDGNRFCMNCRMRGPVYVVLDFGTFVCSACASLHRNKQHKVKGITMTEFTDEEVARLKVCGNDRAESVWLHGFKGERPPVGNDFALQQFFSRVYVAKEFASSAEYDKLQVDLLNLRGGGGATASSAPSTVSVTAKGSATAPQPSPVGPPVDIFDVITAPPPRQQNTNASATEDDMFSDFTTAPPPAQTGATSGAIQSVPLTAADLFASVPQPTPQANVPFPGMSGTAGGQFPPGMALGGVGGAGIPQVPQVHPQYMSFPPNFATPNCGGMPDAPFASIPGAGPFQSYGPRGAMPAHMESNEGFHPAASSNQFPNLAPAHTTLTSSQNDAFASLNPFGKKH from the coding sequence ATGAGTCGTAATAGGGATGAGGTGCGTAAACTTTCCCAGAAAGATGGGAACCGCTTCTGCATGAACTGTAGGATGAGGGGGCCTGTGTACGTAGTCCTGGACTTTGGAACCTTTGTTTGTTCAGCGTGTGCATCATTGCACCGAAACAAGCAACATAAAGTAAAAGGTATCACCATGACGGAGTTCACAGACGAGGAGGTGGCGCGGCTGAAGGTATGTGGAAATGACAGGGCTGAAAGTGTGTGGTTACATGGTTTTAAGGGGGAGAGACCCCCGGTTGGGAATGATTTTGCGCTGCAACAATTTTTCTCTCGCGTTTATGTAGCTAAGGAGTTCGCTAGCTCCGCCGAATATGATAAGCTACAAGTCGACTTGCTTAATTTGCGGGGCGGTGGGGGGGCCACTGCGTCTTCGGCGCCCTCAACGGTGTCAGTTACCGCGAAGGGGTCAGCGACAGCCCCACAACCGTCACCAGTTGGGCCACCCGTCGACATTTTTGATGTAATCACTGCCCCACCGCCCCGACAGCAGAATACTAACGCATCGGCCACGGAGGATGACATGTTTTCGGATTTTACTACTGCCCCGCCCCCTGCACAAACTGGCGCAACCAGTGGGGCCATACAATCGGTTCCACTCACTGCCGCTGATCTGTTTGCTTCCGTTCCTCAACCTACCCCGCAGGCCAACGTACCATTTCCCGGCATGTCGGGCACTGCCGGTGGACAATTCCCTCCAGGAATGGCGTTGGGTGGAGTTGGAGGTGCTGGAATTCCCCAAGTACCGCAAGTGCATCCACAGTACATGTCCTTTCCCCCCAATTTTGCCACCCCGAACTGCGGTGGTATGCCGGATGCCCCATTTGCTTCGATTCCTGGCGCTGGACCTTTCCAATCGTACGGGCCCCGCGGGGCGATGCCGGCGCATATGGAGAGTAATGAGGGCTTCCACCCAGCGGCATCAAGTAATCAGTTCCCAAACCTCGCTCCCGCTCACACCACGTTGACCAGCAGTCAGAACGATGCTTTTGCTTCTCTAAATCCTTTTGGTAAGAAGCACTAA
- a CDS encoding replication factor C subunit 4, which produces MTQQTVPWVEKYRPMSMEDIVGNADAVARLQVIAREGNLPNLLLCGPPGTGKTTSMLCLARSLLSDPDGGGSNNNALKDAVLELNASDDRGLDVVREKIKLFAQTKKTLPQRVGDSNNRKINLHKIVILDEADSMTPAAQQALRRTIELHSSTTRFAFACNNSHKIIEPIQSRCAVVRFRKLSHTDILRRLMYIIQQENVAYTDDGLEALLYLADGDLRSAVNALQATCSGYSLVNADNVFKVCDLPHPQLVEAILTSCVKQDLAAAHKEMQRLLGRGYATSDVISTFFRAAQNVKLFRDEKQQLQVLRIIGEVTMRVAEGVGTPLQLASMVCRIIVATKS; this is translated from the coding sequence ATGACACAACAGACAGTACCTTGGGTGGAGAAATACCGCCCGATGTCGATGGAAGACATTGTTGGAAATGCTGATGCCGTTGCACGGTTGCAAGTTATCGCGCGCGAGGGGAACCTTCCAAATCTATTGCTCTGTGGGCCGCCGGGCACAGGCAAGACCACAAGTATGCTATGCCTCGCTCGAAGCCTCCTCAGTGATCCGGATGGTGGTGGctcaaacaacaacgcaCTAAAGGATGCCGTGTTGGAGCTTAATGCCAGCGATGATCGGGGCCTTGACGTGGTGCGGGAGAAAATCAAACTTTTCGCGCAGACGAAGAAAACCCTCCCGCAGAGAGTGGGTGACTCGAACAACCGGAAAATCAATCTGCACAAAATTGTAATTCTTGACGAGGCAGACAGCATGACACCCGCTGCTCAACAGGCCCTGCGCCGCACCATTGAGCTTCACTCCAGTACGACGCGGTTTGCGTTTGCGTGTAATAACAGCCATAAAATTATAGAACCAATTCAATCACGCTGTGCCGTGGTGCGCTTCAGAAAACTCTCCCACACTGATATCCTGAGGCGCCTCATGTACATCATTCAACAAGAGAATGTTGCATACACTGATGACGGGCTCGAGGCACTGCTGTATCTCGCTGACGGTGACCTTCGTTCCGCTGTGAATGCGCTGCAGGCAACGTGTTCGGGATACAGTCTGGTGAATGCGGATAATGTGTTCAAGGTTTGCGACTTACCTCATCCCCAGCTTGTTGAAGCCATATTGACTAGCTGTGTGAAACAAGACCTTGCCGCAGCGCATAAGGAGATGCAGCGGCTTTTGGGTCGTGGCTATGCTACCTCCGATGTTATCTCGACGTTCTTCCGCGCCGCTCAGAATGTTAAATTATTCCGCGACGAGAAGCAGCAACTACAAGTTCTGCGTATTATAGGAGAGGTGACGATGAGGGTAGCTGAGGGTGTAGGCACACCGTTGCAACTCGCGTCGATGGTGTGTAGAATCATTGTCGCAACGAAGTCGTAA
- a CDS encoding oxidoreductase, putative (GPI-Anchor Signal predicted for Tb11.01.1320 by DGPI v2.04 with cleavage site probability 0.46799996 near 512), with translation MTCKRTFDVIVLGAGAAGCAAGRAIALQNPGANVCIVEQGSSRAPPIVMRVPLFYPFISSVRSTREFLRSYRGVSESCIGGRKLLYVKGCCLGGSSWCNDMRYLRGSNDDYASWKDNDWTMDSVLPIFKALERNLRDGSDVYHGDSGPLLVTDPPPASVSSELNVRWFESCESLGIPQTDEFNNGSPDGFSVFQSHVGKGVRVDVFDCLLEAERHLLPNVTVMSRTRAHRIVFDGKRATGVEVVEGDQSTVLSAPRLVVCLGSIESPALLLRSGVGPQGTVADLQGVGQNLIQSCCATVVFRVTDGSNLRSKSLSWGNSGYLLSQWREYNEDRSGIFASLCEAGAFVRSTPELAHPDLSLTFYPTPNVRWCGWRPFTGFAVRVAHHYPEARGELTLSNDGANCVSTTNGENIRITSRMLSTRHDVQCMDEGLRWVGSLCGPGGDRYNDRSPFASLDVRLHHPADGLATQRSCAAFLARYAESTGDLFGTCALGSVVDSSLRVRGVEGIYVADASVVPAPTCGSSSVIGAAIGFRVASFLQDPVG, from the coding sequence ATGACATGCAAACGGACATTTGATGTCATCGTACTTGGTGCTGGTGCCGCTGGTTGTGCTGCCGGTCGTGCTATAGCACTTCAAAATCCCGGGGCAAATGTTTGCATTGTGGAACAAGGTTCGTCGAGGGCTCCGCCAATTGTGATGCGGGTGCCTTTATTTTATCCGTTTATCTCTTCTGTGAGAAGTACTCGGGAGTTTCTCAGGTCTTACCGTGGCGTATCTGAGAGTTGTATCGGTGGCCGAAAATTACTTTATGTTAAGGGCTGTTGCCTCGGGGGGAGCAGCTGGTGCAATGACATGAGGTATCTCCGAGGCAGTAATGATGATTATGCGTCTTGGAAAGACAATGACTGGACGATGGATAGTGTGCTTCCCATCTTTAAGGCCCTTGAGCGAAATTTGAGAGATGGTAGTGACGTTTACCATGGTGATAGTGGCCCTCTGTTAGTCACTGATCCTCCTCCGGCAAGTGTTTCTTCAGAGCTTAATGTTCGCTGGTTTGAGTCATGTGAATCTCTTGGCATTCCACAGACGGATGAGTTCAACAATGGTTCACCTGATGGTTTCTCGGTTTTCCAATCACACGTTGGAAAGGGTGTTCGTGTTGATGTGTTCGATTGTTTGCTTGAAGCGGAACGACACCTTCTACCAAATGTTACGGTGATGAGCAGAACGCGGGCACATCGCATTGTTTTTGACGGAAAGCGAGCCACAGGTGTTGAGGTAGTGGAAGGTGATCAGTCAACCGTTCTCTCGGCTCCCCGCTTGGTCGTGTGTCTGGGTTCGATTGAGTCTCcagcgctgctgcttcggAGTGGTGTAGGCCCTCAGGGAACTGTGGCGGATTTGCAGGGGGTAGGGCAGAATCTCATACAATCTTGTTGCGCAACTGTTGTTTTCCGTGTAACCGATGGTTCTAACCTGCGTAGTAAGTCATTAAGTTGGGGGAACAGTGGCTACCTTTTAAGTCAATGGAGAGAGTACAACGAGGATCGAAGCGGTATATTCGCTTCATTGTGTGAGGCGGGTGCCTTTGTACGGTCTACCCCTGAACTAGCCCATCCCGACCTTTCTTTAACTTTTTACCCGACACCCAACGTTAGGTGGTGTGGCTGGCGGCCGTTCACTGGATTTGCCGTTCGTGTTGCACATCACTATCCTGAGGCGCGTGGTGAGTTGACTCTCTCAAATGATGGGGCCAACTGCGTTTCGACAACTAACGGTGAAAACATACGGATCACCAGTCGCATGCTCTCCACACGACATGATGTGCAGTGTATGGATGAGGGTTTGCGGTGGGTAGGTTCACTCTGTGGCCCTGGTGGTGACAGGTATAATGATCGTTCCCCCTTTGCTTCACTCGATGTGAGGTTGCATCACCCGGCTGACGGGCTTGCCACGCAGAGGAGCTGCGCCGCGTTTTTGGCGCGGTACGCAGAGAGCACCGGGGACCTCTTCGGCACATGCGCTCTTGGAAGCGTTGTGGACAGTAGTTTGCGTGTGCGTGGTGTGGAGGGTATCTATGTGGCTGACGCCAGCGTTGTGCCTGCGCCGACTTGCGGTTCCAGCAGTGTGATTGGTGCGGCCATTGGTTTCAGGGTAGCATCGTTTTTACAAGACCCCGTTGGGTAG
- a CDS encoding uncharacterized protein (similar to Cellular nucleic acid binding protein (CNBP). (Swiss-Prot:P53996) (Mus musculus;)): MSEAIEGGPTSACGGRTGREQIHQANSLVRCSICGNVGHDKVACLSARKRPRTEEEEEALPSVCRSCGSSRHAEASCPLRMKSMECFQCHQKGHLLPMCPQTRCYNCGNYGHSSQRCLSRPLCYHCSSTGHRSTDCPLREKGRVCYRCKKPGHDMAGCSLSALCFTCNGEGHMSAQCPQISCNRCNAKGHVAAQCPQASGNRSNVKGNVVVACSKFPSVASGGSIPTVDWKRNFPTSAASGDENVVNDWSPDREEDGVDATPHAATVVSGRREIIPPFVASGAKRDGKVAVIVDGGYFERLLKGHEFRDEEQYKRCVEALRYVLDFIGEIFQKTSVAFWFDTDPSAFADYVENSMSLIHREKAFRGNSLRKRVLLDEMNGGRKLSNVVARLVGRMKRQKGYTGDGPGYVWVQTGVDVAIATCVIETFLRRQFDQVVLLCGDSDVYPAVSFCQEQRRTLQTADGPNPVRVCGTSSSISQLYGQDQDLCDFLPQILLDAPSHTEGNRTVDFPTHSVFQ; this comes from the coding sequence ATGTCTGAAGCCATTGAGGGCGGACCCACATCGGCATGCGGCGGACGCACTGGAAGGGAACAGATTCATCAGGCCAACTCCTTGGTCAGGTGCTCGATCTGTGGTAATGTGGGGCATGACAAAGTGGCTTGCCTAAGCGCAAGGAAGCGTCCACGCaccgaagaagaggaggaagcactcCCATCAGTTTGCAGGAGCTGCGGCTCGTCCAGGCACGCTGAAGCTAGTTGCCCACTGCGGATGAAGTCTATGGAGTGTTTTCAATGTCATCAAAAGGGCCATCTGTTGCCGATGTGCCCGCAGACGCGGTGCTACAACTGTGGTAATTACGGACACAGCTCGCAACGTTGCCTTAGCAGGCCTCTGTGCTATCATTGCTCCTCAACGGGTCACAGGTCAACCGATTGCCCGCTAAGAGAGAAGGGTCGGGTCTGCTATCGGTGTAAAAAACCCGGCCATGACATGGCGGGGTGTTCTTTATCTGCTTTGTGCTTCACGTGTAACGGAGAGGGGCACATGTCGGCACAATGCCCCCAAATATCTTGCAACCGCTGTAACGCCAAGGGGCATGTCGCGGCCCAGTGCCCGCAAGCGTCTGGTAATCGTAGCAACGTAAAAGGGAATGTTGTGGTCGCTTGCTCAAAGTTTCCCAGCGTTGCCAGCGGTGGTAGCATACCTACGGTGGATTGGAAACGAAATTTTCCGACTAGTGCAGCGAGTGGTGATGAAAACGTAGTCAACGACTGGTCACCTGATCGAGAGGAGGACGGCGTAGACGCAACGCCTCATGCTGCCACGGTGGTGTctggaagaagagaaataataCCTCCATTTGTGGCAAGTGGAGCGAAACGTGATGGAAAAGTGGCTGTCATAGTCGACGGTGGCTACTTTGAGCGGCTTCTAAAGGGACATGAATTCCGTGATGAAGAGCAATACAAGCGCTGTGTGGAGGCGTTGCGATATGTCCTTGATTTTATTGGGGAGATTTTTCAAAAGACTAGCGTGGCATTCTGGTTTGATACCGACCCCTCCGCGTTTGCGGATTATGTGGAAAATTCCATGTCATTAATTCATAGGGAGAAGGCGTTCCGCGGAAACAGTCTTCGCAAGAGAGTATTGCTGGATGAAATGAATGGTGGTAGGAAACTGAGCAATGTGGTGGCCCGCCTTGTTGGTCGAATGAAACGTCAAAAGGGTTACACTGGCGACGGTCCGGGTTATGTGTGGGTCCAAACCGGTGTTGATGTTGCCATAGCGACATGTGTCATTGAAACATTCCTGCGTCGCCAATTTGATCAGGTGGTTTTGTTATGTGGCGATTCGGACGTTTATCCCGCAGTGTCCTTCTGCCAGGAGCAGCGGCGCACGCTCCAAACGGCAGATGGCCCCAATCCGGTCCGTGTGTGTGGCActtcttcctccatctcGCAACTTTACGGGCAAGACCAAGATCTTTGTGACTTCCTCCCGCAGATTTTACTTGACGCGCCGAGCCACACGGAGGGCAACAGGACAGTGGACTTTCCCACCCATAGTGTCTTTCAGTAG
- a CDS encoding S-adenosylhomocysteine hydrolase, putative: MTDYKVRDISLAEWGRRELELAENEMPGLMELRREYGPSKPLKGAKIAGCLHMTMQTAVLIETLVELGAEVRWASCNIFSTQDHAAAAIAKRGIPVFAWKGETEEEYMWCMKQTLKGFSGDGYPNMLLDDGGDLTNYVLDECKELDGKIYGVSEETTTGVKNLYKRLQRGKLTIPAMNVNDSVTKSKFDNLYGCRESLVDGIKRATDVMIAGKTACVCGYGDVGKGCAAALRGFGARVVVTEVDPINALQAAMEGYQVLLVEDVVEEAHIFVTTTGNDDIITSEHFPRMRDDAIVCNIGHFDTEIQVAWLKANAKERVEVKPQVDRYTMANGRHIILLAEGRLVNLGCASGHPSFVMSNSFCNQVLAQIELWTNRDTGKYPRGAKAQVYFLPKKLDEKVAALHLGKLGAKLTKLTPKQAEYINCPVDGPFKPDHYRY, from the coding sequence ATGACTGATTACAAGGTACGTGATATCAGCCTCGCTGAATGGGGCCGCAGGGAGCTTGAGCTCGCAGAGAACGAAATGCCGGGTCTCATGGAACTTCGCCGTGAGTACGGCCCTTCGAAGCCTCTGAAGGGTGCCAAGATCGCTGGCTGCCTGCACATGACTATGCAGACTGCTGTGCTTATCGAGACGCTTGTGGAGCTCGGTGCTGAAGTGCGGTGGGCCTCGTGCAACATCTTCTCCACACAGGACCATGCAGCCGCCGCGATTGCGAAGCGGGGTATCCCTGTTTTTGCGTGGAAGGGCGAAACTGAAGAGGAGTACATGTGGTGTATGAAGCAGACACTGAAGGGCTTCAGCGGTGATGGTTACCCCAACATGTTGCTCGACGACGGTGGCGACCTGACAAATTACGTCCTGGATGAGTGCAAGGAGCTGGACGGAAAAATATACGGTGTCTCCGAGGAGACAACGACAGGTGTAAAAAACCTGTACAAGCGGCTGCAGCGGGGTAAGCTGACCATCCCCGCCATGAATGTGAACGACAGTGTGACGAAGAGCAAGTTCGACAATCTGTACGGTTGCCGTGAGTCTCTCGTGGACGGCATCAAGCGTGCTACCGATGTAATGATTGCTGGCAAGACCGCATGTGTCTGTGGATATGGTGACGTGGGCAAAGGTTGCGCGGCTGCGCTGCGTGGCTTTGGAGCACGTGTCGTTGTGACGGAGGTTGATCCAATTAATGCGCTGCAGGCTGCGATGGAGGGCTATCAGGTGCTATTGGTTGAGGATGTTGTCGAGGAGGCACACATTTTCGTCACGACGACCGGCAACGACGATATCATCACATCGGAGCATTTCCCCCGCATGCGTGACGATGCAATTGTGTGCAACATCGGCCACTTCGACACAGAGATCCAGGTGGCGTGGCTGAAGGCAAATGCGAAGGAGCGCGTGGAAGTGAAACCGCAGGTGGATCGCTACACCATGGCCAATGGCCGCCACATTATTCTTCTGGCTGAGGGTCGCCTGGTCAACCTGGGTTGTGCTTCTGGCCATCCCTCCTTTGTGATGTCGAACTCCTTCTGCAACCAGGTCCTTGCCCAAATTGAGTTGTGGACAAACCGAGACACCGGCAAGTACCCACGTGGCGCCAAGGCTCAGGTTTACTTCCTACCCAAGAAGCTTGACGAAAAGGTTGCTGCATTGCACCTCGGCAAGCTGGGCGCTAAGCTGACAAAGCTCACACCGAAACAGGCAGAATACATCAACTGTCCTGTCGACGGTCCCTTCAAACCTGACCACTACCGTTACTAA